TTGGGCAAGGGGTTCCATCCGATGTTTGTAACTTCCATGGGCAGCCAGCAGATCTTTAAAGACTTCCCGCTCCAGATCCGTAGGCGTAGCTGTTTCATCCACAGGAGTCTGAAACTGGATGGCGGTGACCTCATATTGCAGACGGAAGATCAGAGCCCCACTCAGGTCTTGCAGGTGTCGTTGTAAATCTTTGGTGTTTAAGTCCAAGGGATCAAATCCCACCGAGCCCTTGATGCGTAAAGCGACAATGGGAGCGAGGGGAGAATTGAGTTGACCAGACGCTCGGGCTGCCTGGATTTGGGCGATCGCCCCTTGGTAAATTTCCTCAACCGACTCATGCCCTTGGGTCTTGAGTTCTAACCGCACAATCGGACGTTGATAGTAATCCTGTTTGAGAGTAGCGACCACTCCCTCAGCAGTGATCTCCACCAGATAGGCTCCCCGCAGGTAATCTCCCTCTTCGATGTTGTTGGCCTCTAGGGAGCCTGGGTTAAAAATCCATGATTCTAGGGTGTAGTGTTTGTGGATGTGACCGAGGGCTAGGTAATCAATACCAGCTCGCTTCAGGGGGAGAAAATCTCGGTAGCGTAAGGCTCCCTGATAGCGCGCAATCTGCCCTTCTAGACCGTGGTGAAACATTAAAATCTGATGGGGTGGCCCAGGGGGGAGT
Above is a genomic segment from Neosynechococcus sphagnicola sy1 containing:
- a CDS encoding metallophosphoesterase family protein — encoded protein: MPRFLHIADIHLGFDRYDCRDRTLDFFYALQDVLERYAIAPAVDFVLIAGDLFEHRNIQPGVLNQAQLCLQHLQAAQIPVLAIEGNHDNRPYGTKTSWLRYLADWDLLILLEPGDTQGGEALYQPWNPDRKSGGYIDLPCGVRVLGSQWYGASAPKAIAQLATAIQELPPGPPHQILMFHHGLEGQIARYQGALRYRDFLPLKRAGIDYLALGHIHKHYTLESWIFNPGSLEANNIEEGDYLRGAYLVEITAEGVVATLKQDYYQRPIVRLELKTQGHESVEEIYQGAIAQIQAARASGQLNSPLAPIVALRIKGSVGFDPLDLNTKDLQRHLQDLSGALIFRLQYEVTAIQFQTPVDETATPTDLEREVFKDLLAAHGSYKHRMEPLAQGLMDLKGLQLENRPEADLYKFVRQLFTAPLTVEVPNL